In Streptomyces sp. NBC_00704, a genomic segment contains:
- a CDS encoding SpoIIE family protein phosphatase encodes MADRGASALSLPDDWPAHPDPILALNRMGSFDWDLDSGLFHMDARAHEIFDIRPDEYDGDPASLGVRVPPNEATRLDALVAQAIKDGSENYGAYFRLRMRDGDLRWTHTQGYIRRDPTGRPRRIVGIVRDATEELGDLAARRDENALDDARRDQTNVVQLTTAALAHARTVQDVIDVLKDTQGLTHLGATSLVMGLVEAGRIRLIAEGPEGSFVPGTLVTRIDEPYPMSEVVRTLTPRFIESPDEFARGYPVLWPHLTDLRITSAAYLPLIVQARPIGAMGLLYSDRRGFTPEERNILVALGSSIAQSLQRAMFYEQEKDIAQGLQQAMLPRTIPSVPGADVAVRYRAATIGGSLGRDIGGDWYDLIPLPGGAPSGGGRVGAVIGDVQGHDTHAAAVMGQLRIVLRAYAAEGHTPATVMARASVFLHELDTDRFATCLYAEVDLSTGVVQVVRAGHIDPLLRAPDGACRRVPVPGGLPLGLSAEFGSLEYPVGTIELDPGHTLLLCTDGLVEQPGADLDDGMLALAASISAGPADVRDLADRLIDVAEERGGDDDVALLLLRRRGPDGAQTGNRLQQHVAPGDPEALSEARHMIRAAVRAWGARDRSDEIELVADELITNALMHTEGAAIVTLRALTGGERRLRVEVEDSSSALPRRREAGESGVSGRGLMLVDLLADGWGVEARGGGKCVWCEFAVPPR; translated from the coding sequence ATGGCTGATCGGGGAGCGAGTGCCCTGTCACTCCCGGACGACTGGCCCGCCCACCCGGATCCGATCCTGGCGCTCAACCGCATGGGCAGCTTCGACTGGGACCTGGACTCGGGGCTGTTCCACATGGACGCCCGGGCCCACGAGATCTTCGACATCCGCCCCGACGAGTACGACGGCGATCCGGCGTCCCTCGGTGTGCGGGTCCCGCCGAACGAGGCCACCCGCCTGGACGCCCTCGTCGCCCAGGCGATCAAGGACGGCAGCGAGAACTACGGCGCCTACTTCCGCCTGCGGATGCGCGACGGCGACCTGCGCTGGACCCACACCCAGGGCTACATCCGGCGCGACCCCACCGGCCGCCCGCGCCGCATCGTCGGCATCGTCCGCGACGCGACCGAGGAACTCGGCGACCTCGCCGCCCGCCGCGACGAGAACGCCCTCGACGACGCGCGCCGCGACCAGACCAACGTCGTCCAGCTCACCACGGCGGCCCTGGCGCACGCCCGCACCGTGCAGGACGTCATCGACGTCCTCAAGGACACCCAGGGCCTCACCCATCTGGGCGCCACCAGTCTCGTCATGGGCCTGGTCGAGGCCGGGCGCATCCGGCTGATCGCCGAGGGGCCCGAGGGCAGCTTCGTGCCCGGCACCCTCGTCACCCGGATCGACGAGCCGTACCCGATGAGCGAGGTCGTGCGCACCCTGACCCCCCGCTTCATCGAGTCGCCGGACGAGTTCGCCCGCGGCTACCCCGTGCTGTGGCCGCACCTGACCGACCTGCGGATCACCTCGGCGGCCTATCTGCCGCTCATCGTGCAGGCCCGCCCGATCGGCGCCATGGGCCTGCTCTACAGCGACCGGCGCGGCTTCACCCCCGAGGAGCGCAACATCCTCGTCGCCCTGGGCAGCAGCATCGCCCAGAGCCTGCAACGGGCCATGTTCTACGAGCAGGAGAAGGACATCGCCCAGGGCCTCCAGCAGGCGATGCTGCCGCGCACCATCCCCAGCGTGCCCGGCGCCGACGTGGCCGTCCGCTACCGGGCCGCCACCATCGGCGGATCGCTCGGCCGCGACATCGGCGGCGACTGGTACGACCTGATCCCGCTGCCCGGCGGCGCCCCCTCCGGGGGAGGCCGGGTCGGCGCCGTCATCGGCGACGTCCAGGGCCACGACACCCATGCGGCCGCCGTCATGGGCCAGCTGCGCATCGTGCTCAGGGCCTACGCGGCCGAGGGGCACACCCCGGCCACCGTGATGGCCCGCGCCTCCGTCTTCCTGCACGAACTGGACACCGACCGCTTCGCGACCTGCCTGTACGCGGAGGTCGACCTGTCCACCGGCGTCGTCCAGGTGGTGCGCGCCGGGCACATCGATCCCCTGCTGCGCGCCCCCGACGGCGCCTGCCGGCGCGTCCCGGTGCCCGGCGGGCTGCCGCTCGGGCTGTCCGCCGAGTTCGGCAGCCTGGAGTACCCGGTCGGCACCATCGAACTCGACCCCGGCCACACCCTGCTGCTGTGCACCGACGGGCTCGTCGAGCAGCCCGGCGCCGACCTCGACGACGGCATGCTCGCCCTCGCCGCGTCCATCTCCGCCGGCCCCGCCGACGTGCGCGACCTCGCCGACCGGCTCATCGACGTCGCCGAGGAGCGCGGCGGCGACGACGACGTGGCCCTGCTCCTGCTGCGCCGGCGCGGACCGGACGGCGCGCAGACCGGCAACCGGCTCCAGCAGCACGTCGCGCCGGGCGATCCGGAGGCCCTCTCCGAGGCCCGGCACATGATCCGCGCCGCCGTGCGCGCCTGGGGCGCCCGGGACCGCTCCGACGAGATCGAACTGGTCGCCGACGAGCTGATCACCAACGCGCTGATGCACACCGAGGGCGCGGCGATCGTCACCCTGCGGGCGCTCACCGGCGGCGAACGGCGGCTGCGCGTCGAGGTGGAGGACTCCTCCAGCGCGCTGCCGCGCCGCCGCGAGGCGGGCGAGTCGGGCGTCTCCGGGCGCGGCCTGATGCTGGTGGACCTGCTCGCCGACGGATGGGGCGTCGAGGCGCGCGGCGGCGGCAAGTGCGTGTGGTGCGAGTTCGCGGTGCCCCCGCGGTGA
- a CDS encoding Fpg/Nei family DNA glycosylase, translated as MPELPEVEALKDFLAEHAVGHEIVRVLPVAISVLKTYDPPVTALEGRPVTAVARHGKFLDLATGDGPHLVAHLARAGWLHWKDRLPDGPPRPGKGPLALRVALETGEGFDLTEAGTQKRLAVYVVRDPREVPGVARLGPDPLADDFDEARFAALLAGERRRLKGALRDQSLIAGVGNAYSDEILHAARTSPFKLASSLTPEETRTLYEALRSTLTEAVERSRGLAAGRLKAEKKSGLRVHGRTGEPCPVCGDTVREVSFSDSSLQYCPTCQTGGKPLADRRMSRLLK; from the coding sequence ATGCCGGAACTTCCCGAGGTCGAAGCGCTCAAGGACTTCCTGGCCGAACACGCCGTCGGCCACGAGATCGTGCGGGTGCTGCCCGTCGCGATCAGCGTGCTGAAGACGTACGACCCGCCCGTCACCGCCCTGGAGGGCCGGCCCGTCACCGCGGTGGCCCGGCACGGCAAGTTCCTCGACCTGGCGACCGGCGACGGCCCCCATCTGGTCGCCCACCTGGCCCGCGCCGGCTGGCTGCACTGGAAGGACCGCCTCCCCGACGGGCCGCCCCGCCCCGGCAAGGGCCCGCTGGCCCTGCGGGTCGCCCTGGAGACGGGTGAGGGCTTCGACCTGACCGAGGCCGGCACCCAGAAGCGGCTCGCGGTGTACGTGGTGCGCGATCCCCGGGAGGTCCCCGGCGTGGCCCGGCTCGGGCCCGACCCGCTCGCCGACGACTTCGACGAGGCCCGCTTCGCCGCGCTGCTCGCAGGTGAGCGCCGCCGGCTGAAGGGGGCCCTGCGCGACCAGAGCCTGATCGCGGGCGTCGGCAACGCCTACAGCGACGAGATCCTGCACGCGGCGAGGACGTCCCCGTTCAAACTGGCCTCGTCCCTGACCCCGGAGGAGACCCGCACCCTCTACGAGGCCCTGCGCAGCACGCTCACCGAGGCGGTCGAACGCTCACGAGGGCTGGCGGCGGGCCGGCTGAAGGCCGAGAAGAAGAGCGGTCTGCGCGTCCACGGCCGCACCGGCGAGCCCTGCCCGGTCTGCGGCGACACCGTCCGGGAGGTCTCGTTCAGCGATTCCTCGCTCCAGTACTGCCCCACCTGCCAGACGGGCGGCAAGCCGCTGGCGGACCGGAGGATGTCCCGGCTGCTGAAGTAG
- a CDS encoding zf-HC2 domain-containing protein yields MRSLERHRDVGAYALGVLDETEAFRFEDHLMECPQCAAQVTEFGPTARQMMLYRRATPRTVHPFAGPGPQLLERLLAEVAARHRAVRRRVLYAVAASVVVALAAPVLAMAAGGGGGGDNAVRVTATDEKSGVWAQVTTEDEAWGSHVELQVKDGAGPRSCRLIAIGADGSEQTVTSWTVPRHDARPNTVQGTAAWHPEEIVAYELRTAGGEHLVTLDAHAPAAR; encoded by the coding sequence ATGAGGTCCCTGGAAAGGCATCGCGACGTCGGCGCGTACGCGCTCGGCGTGCTGGACGAAACGGAAGCCTTCCGCTTCGAGGACCACCTCATGGAGTGTCCTCAGTGTGCGGCGCAGGTCACCGAGTTCGGCCCCACCGCACGTCAGATGATGCTCTACCGGCGCGCCACCCCGCGCACCGTGCACCCCTTCGCCGGCCCCGGCCCGCAACTGCTGGAGCGGCTGCTCGCCGAGGTGGCGGCCCGGCACCGGGCCGTGCGCCGGCGGGTGCTGTACGCGGTGGCGGCCTCCGTGGTCGTCGCCCTGGCGGCCCCCGTGCTCGCCATGGCGGCGGGCGGCGGAGGCGGCGGCGACAACGCCGTGCGGGTGACCGCCACGGACGAGAAGTCCGGCGTGTGGGCGCAGGTCACCACCGAGGACGAGGCGTGGGGCAGCCATGTGGAGCTCCAGGTCAAGGACGGGGCGGGCCCCCGCTCCTGCCGTCTGATCGCCATCGGGGCCGACGGCTCCGAGCAGACCGTCACCAGCTGGACCGTGCCCCGCCACGACGCCCGGCCCAACACCGTGCAGGGCACGGCCGCCTGGCACCCCGAGGAGATCGTCGCCTACGAACTGCGCACGGCGGGCGGCGAGCACCTGGTGACGCTGGACGCGCACGCTCCGGCCGCACGCTGA
- a CDS encoding sigma-70 family RNA polymerase sigma factor translates to MTAGTALTARTTTAEHELAALQREHGRPLFALLLRLCDGDRQRAEDLVQETLVRAWQHPEALRADAFDSVRPWLLTVGRRLAIDARRARQARPPEVGDAVLENAPVCADHAERAAAALDVREAVKTLTPEHREVLVLVYFRGASVAEAAEALGIPPGTVKSRAYYALRALRRVLPGYAADLH, encoded by the coding sequence ATGACCGCCGGAACCGCCCTCACCGCCAGGACGACGACCGCCGAACACGAACTCGCCGCGCTCCAGCGCGAACACGGCCGACCCCTGTTCGCCCTGCTGCTGCGCCTGTGCGACGGCGACCGCCAGCGCGCCGAGGACCTGGTCCAGGAGACGCTGGTGCGCGCCTGGCAGCACCCCGAGGCGCTGCGCGCCGACGCCTTCGACTCCGTGCGGCCCTGGCTGCTCACCGTGGGCCGCCGGCTGGCGATCGACGCGCGGCGGGCGCGGCAGGCGCGGCCGCCCGAGGTCGGGGACGCCGTCCTGGAGAACGCGCCCGTCTGCGCCGACCACGCCGAGCGGGCGGCCGCCGCCCTCGACGTCCGCGAGGCTGTGAAGACACTCACTCCGGAACACCGTGAAGTCCTGGTGCTGGTGTATTTCCGAGGGGCGAGTGTGGCGGAGGCCGCCGAGGCGCTCGGAATTCCGCCCGGTACGGTGAAGTCGCGCGCCTACTACGCGCTGCGCGCCCTGCGCAGGGTGCTTCCGGGATACGCGGCCGACCTGCACTGA
- a CDS encoding universal stress protein encodes MTEQHSPQPAHQFERGTDGPKVVLVGVDGSESSLRAAAYAGGLARRQHALLAVVYVQPVLAAGAALGAPVAETTDAIAEDLVAQIREATERTRGIFDVRWEFHTFRGDPYGGLVKAADRLKADAVVVGASEQAGHRIVGSVAVRLVKAGRWPVTVVP; translated from the coding sequence GTGACGGAACAGCACTCGCCGCAGCCGGCCCACCAGTTCGAGCGGGGCACGGACGGCCCCAAGGTCGTCCTCGTCGGGGTGGACGGCTCCGAATCCTCGCTGCGCGCCGCGGCCTACGCGGGCGGCCTGGCCCGACGCCAGCACGCCCTGCTCGCGGTGGTGTACGTGCAGCCGGTGCTGGCGGCGGGCGCGGCGCTCGGGGCGCCGGTGGCGGAGACGACCGACGCGATCGCCGAGGACCTGGTCGCGCAGATCCGGGAGGCCACCGAGCGGACCCGCGGGATATTCGACGTGCGCTGGGAGTTCCACACCTTCCGCGGCGATCCCTACGGCGGTCTGGTGAAGGCGGCGGACAGGCTCAAGGCGGACGCCGTGGTGGTGGGCGCCTCCGAGCAGGCGGGGCACCGGATCGTGGGGTCCGTGGCGGTGCGGCTGGTGAAGGCGGGACGCTGGCCGGTGACCGTGGTGCCGTAG
- the lysX gene encoding bifunctional lysylphosphatidylglycerol synthetase/lysine--tRNA ligase LysX — MSAPAETATTEGAAGPRRRPASRFLNRVPEAFATFFGALALLCVLLALIPPLRRLLRPVVRFLDLLIVPVSANLAYAVFLLLLAAATAARKKVAWWLVVVYLGLLVLTDVLGVVLGLYAQSVPSLVVCGLALGVLVVARGEFYAASRRAALRRALAVLVVGLVLAMLAGWGLVALFPGTLPAGQHLAWAANRVLGGLVSAGSFDGRPPRALYFLLGLFGALALLNAAAVLFRSQRMEAALHGDEEPRIRALLKAYGGQDSLGYFATRRDKAVVFSPSGKAAVTYRVEAGVCLASGDPVGDREAWPHAIAAWLDAARRYAWAPAVMGASEDGAKAFARAGLGALQLGDEAIVQVASFDLGGREMRVTRQAVNRVRRTGATCRVRRHRDLTEQEMEEIVGRADAWRDTETERGFSMALDRLGDPADGDCLLVEALDDDGRLLALLSFVPWGADGVSLDLMRRDRSAPNGVMEFMVADLCAAAPKLGVRRISLNFAVFRSVFEEGARIGAGPVLRLWRRLLLFFSRWWQLEALYRSNAKYRPQWYPRFLCYADAGSLARVGLASGIAEGFVQVPSLRKLWGRRRSTGGPRPATTEGLPPTAALGLDARDGAAGPAGPDAGLPEQVRVRHRTLDRLRAAGTDPYPVGVPARTHTLAEVRAGGTVTVAGRVMRVRDFGGIVFVTLRDWSGDHQLALTRDALSSGALDSFRADTDLGDHLCATGTAGASDKGEPTVFVASWQLTAKCLRPLPDKRRGLTDPEAKVRMRYLDLVSSPAARDVIRARSDAVQALRRGLLERGYLEVETPMLQQIHGGANARPFTTHINAYDLDLYLRIAPELYLKRLCVGGLEKVFEMGRTFRNEGVSYKHNPEFTMLEAYQAYADYDEMLHLARELIQGAATAAFGSPVARKDGREYDISGRWPVKTVHGAISEALGEEVDADTHLTVLHRHCDRAGVPYTADHGRGDVVLEMYERLVEEKTLLPTFYKDFPTDVSPLTRQHRVDPRLAERWDLVAFGTELGTAYSELTDPVEQRRRLTEQSLLAAGGDPEAMELDEDFLDALEYAMPPTGGLGIGVDRLVMFLTGLTIRETLPFPLVRRR; from the coding sequence ATGAGTGCCCCCGCGGAGACCGCCACGACCGAGGGCGCCGCGGGCCCGCGCCGGCGGCCCGCGAGCCGCTTCCTCAACCGGGTGCCCGAAGCCTTCGCGACGTTCTTCGGCGCCCTCGCCCTGCTCTGCGTCCTGCTGGCGCTGATCCCGCCGCTGCGCCGCCTGCTGCGTCCGGTCGTGCGCTTCCTCGACCTGCTCATCGTCCCGGTCAGCGCCAACCTCGCCTACGCCGTCTTCCTGCTGCTGCTGGCCGCGGCCACCGCCGCCCGCAAGAAGGTGGCCTGGTGGCTGGTGGTCGTCTACCTCGGGCTCCTCGTGCTCACCGACGTCCTCGGCGTCGTCCTCGGCCTGTACGCGCAGTCGGTCCCGTCCCTCGTGGTCTGCGGGCTCGCCCTGGGCGTCCTGGTCGTCGCCCGGGGGGAGTTCTACGCCGCCTCGCGCCGCGCGGCCCTGCGGCGGGCGCTCGCCGTCCTCGTCGTCGGGCTCGTCCTGGCGATGCTCGCCGGCTGGGGCCTGGTGGCGCTGTTCCCGGGCACGCTCCCGGCCGGCCAGCATCTCGCCTGGGCCGCCAACCGCGTCCTGGGCGGCCTGGTCTCCGCGGGCTCCTTCGACGGCCGTCCGCCGCGCGCCCTGTACTTCCTGCTCGGCCTGTTCGGCGCCCTCGCCCTCCTCAACGCCGCCGCCGTCCTCTTCCGCTCCCAGCGCATGGAGGCGGCCCTGCACGGCGACGAGGAGCCCCGCATCCGCGCCCTGCTGAAGGCCTACGGCGGCCAGGACTCCCTCGGCTACTTCGCCACCCGGCGCGACAAGGCCGTCGTCTTCTCGCCCAGCGGCAAGGCCGCCGTCACCTACCGCGTCGAGGCAGGCGTCTGCCTGGCCAGCGGCGACCCCGTCGGCGACCGCGAGGCCTGGCCGCACGCCATCGCCGCCTGGCTGGACGCCGCCCGCCGCTACGCCTGGGCGCCCGCGGTCATGGGCGCCTCCGAGGACGGCGCGAAGGCCTTCGCCCGCGCCGGCCTGGGCGCCCTGCAACTGGGCGACGAGGCGATCGTGCAGGTCGCCTCCTTCGACCTCGGCGGCCGCGAGATGCGGGTCACCCGGCAGGCCGTGAACCGGGTGCGCCGCACCGGAGCCACCTGCCGGGTCCGCCGCCACCGCGACCTCACCGAACAGGAGATGGAGGAGATCGTCGGCCGCGCCGACGCCTGGCGCGACACCGAGACCGAACGCGGCTTCTCCATGGCCCTCGACCGCCTCGGCGACCCCGCCGACGGCGACTGCCTCCTCGTGGAGGCCCTCGACGACGACGGCCGCCTGCTCGCCCTGCTCTCCTTCGTCCCCTGGGGCGCCGACGGCGTCTCCCTGGACCTGATGCGCCGGGACCGCTCCGCCCCCAACGGCGTCATGGAGTTCATGGTCGCCGACCTGTGCGCCGCCGCCCCCAAGCTCGGCGTGCGCCGCATCTCGCTGAACTTCGCCGTCTTCCGCTCGGTCTTCGAGGAGGGGGCCCGCATCGGCGCCGGGCCCGTCCTGCGCCTGTGGCGGCGACTGCTGCTGTTCTTCTCCCGGTGGTGGCAGCTGGAGGCCCTCTACCGGTCCAACGCCAAGTACCGGCCACAGTGGTACCCCCGCTTCCTCTGCTACGCCGACGCGGGCTCCCTGGCCCGGGTGGGGCTGGCCTCCGGCATCGCCGAGGGATTCGTCCAGGTGCCCTCACTGCGCAAGCTGTGGGGCCGACGGCGCTCCACCGGCGGGCCGCGCCCCGCCACCACCGAGGGACTGCCGCCCACCGCGGCGCTCGGCCTCGACGCGCGGGACGGGGCGGCCGGACCCGCCGGGCCGGACGCCGGCCTGCCCGAACAGGTCCGCGTCCGGCACCGCACCCTCGACCGGCTGCGCGCCGCCGGCACCGACCCCTACCCGGTCGGCGTCCCGGCCCGCACCCACACCCTCGCCGAGGTGCGCGCGGGCGGGACGGTCACCGTCGCGGGCCGCGTCATGCGCGTCCGCGACTTCGGCGGCATCGTCTTCGTGACGCTGCGCGACTGGTCCGGCGACCACCAGCTCGCCCTCACCCGCGACGCCCTCTCTTCCGGCGCCCTCGACTCCTTCCGGGCCGACACCGACCTCGGCGACCACCTCTGCGCGACCGGCACCGCGGGCGCCAGCGACAAGGGCGAGCCCACCGTCTTCGTCGCCTCCTGGCAGCTCACCGCCAAATGCCTGCGCCCCCTGCCGGACAAGCGCCGCGGCCTGACCGACCCCGAGGCCAAGGTCCGCATGCGCTACCTCGACCTGGTCTCCAGCCCCGCCGCCCGCGACGTGATCCGGGCCCGCTCCGACGCCGTGCAGGCCCTGCGCCGGGGACTGCTGGAGCGCGGCTACCTCGAGGTCGAGACGCCGATGCTCCAGCAGATCCACGGCGGCGCCAACGCCCGCCCCTTCACCACCCACATCAACGCCTACGACCTCGACCTCTACCTGCGCATCGCGCCCGAGCTGTACCTCAAGCGGCTGTGCGTGGGCGGCCTGGAGAAGGTCTTCGAGATGGGCCGCACCTTCCGCAACGAGGGCGTCTCCTACAAGCACAACCCCGAGTTCACGATGCTGGAGGCCTACCAGGCCTACGCCGACTACGATGAGATGCTCCACCTGGCCCGCGAGCTGATCCAGGGCGCGGCCACGGCCGCCTTCGGCTCACCGGTGGCCCGCAAGGACGGCCGCGAGTACGACATCTCCGGGCGGTGGCCGGTCAAGACCGTCCACGGCGCGATCTCCGAGGCGCTCGGCGAGGAGGTCGACGCCGACACCCACCTGACGGTCCTGCACCGGCACTGCGACCGGGCGGGCGTCCCCTACACCGCCGACCACGGCCGCGGCGACGTCGTCCTGGAGATGTACGAACGCCTCGTCGAGGAGAAGACCCTGCTGCCCACCTTCTACAAGGACTTCCCCACCGACGTCTCCCCGCTCACCCGGCAGCACCGCGTCGACCCGCGCCTCGCCGAACGCTGGGACCTGGTCGCCTTCGGCACCGAACTCGGCACCGCCTACTCCGAGCTGACCGACCCCGTCGAGCAGCGTCGCCGGCTGACGGAGCAGTCCCTGCTGGCCGCGGGCGGCGACCCCGAGGCGATGGAGCTGGACGAGGACTTCCTCGACGCCCTGGAGTACGCGATGCCCCCGACCGGGGGCCTCGGCATCGGCGTCGACCGCCTGGTCATGTTCCTCACCGGCCTCACCATCCGCGAGACCCTGCCCTTCCCGCTGGTCCGCCGCCGCTGA
- a CDS encoding polysaccharide deacetylase family protein, whose protein sequence is MKKEQLFTRRRALLAGAAAVAAAGTVKVFGWGEDGEPVRAAAPAAGAPARNLPLKPSAYRLQPLAGYGPPPTAPVRTPVRHEPLTSMTGRGRTMVLTFDDGPDPRYTPQILDTLAEYDVRATFFVCGEMAVDNQELLARMADEGHVVGNHTWSHPLLTRLTRRQIHSEMSRTSDVIETGYGERPRWFRAPYGAWNRAAFQFGSEMGMEPLAWTVDTLDWTTPGSGVIADRVRKGAAPGVVVLSHDAGGDRSQSVRALRTYLPRLLDSGYHLTVPRRQYA, encoded by the coding sequence ATGAAGAAGGAGCAGTTGTTCACGCGCCGCCGGGCGTTGCTCGCCGGCGCCGCCGCCGTCGCAGCGGCCGGCACGGTCAAAGTGTTCGGGTGGGGTGAGGACGGCGAGCCGGTCAGGGCCGCCGCACCCGCCGCGGGCGCCCCGGCCCGCAACCTCCCGCTGAAACCCTCCGCCTACCGCCTCCAGCCCCTGGCCGGCTACGGCCCACCGCCCACCGCCCCCGTCCGCACCCCGGTGCGCCACGAGCCGCTGACGAGCATGACCGGCCGCGGCCGCACCATGGTGCTCACCTTCGACGACGGCCCCGACCCCCGCTACACCCCCCAGATCCTCGACACCCTGGCCGAGTACGACGTGCGCGCCACGTTCTTCGTGTGCGGGGAGATGGCCGTCGACAACCAGGAACTGCTGGCGCGGATGGCCGACGAGGGCCACGTCGTCGGCAACCACACCTGGTCCCACCCCCTGCTGACGCGCCTCACCCGCCGTCAGATCCACTCCGAGATGTCCCGCACCAGCGACGTCATCGAGACGGGGTACGGGGAGCGGCCGCGCTGGTTCCGGGCCCCCTACGGCGCCTGGAACCGCGCCGCCTTCCAGTTCGGCTCCGAGATGGGCATGGAGCCGCTCGCCTGGACGGTCGACACCCTCGACTGGACCACGCCGGGCTCCGGCGTCATCGCCGACCGGGTGCGCAAGGGCGCCGCCCCCGGCGTCGTCGTGCTCTCGCACGACGCCGGGGGCGACCGCTCGCAGAGCGTGCGGGCGCTGCGCACGTATCTGCCGCGCCTGCTGGACTCCGGCTACCACCTCACCGTGCCCCGGCGGCAGTACGCCTGA
- a CDS encoding class F sortase — MSAYELSEAAEEEERQRKRAPWGVIALVLLTGLALIRNGSGEFDVGPPQPAAAAAADGRTAAGVLGRAPTPLAFAEPDRVRIPAIRVDAPVMAVGLDADGWVGAPPPEDPNLAGWFTGGVSPGEKGTAVVVGHVDNKLGPAVFYGLGALKKGNRVEVSRRDGKTAVFEIYGIEVFEKSDFPGDRVYASKGAPELRVITCGGGFSKANGYDGNVVAFARLAEVR; from the coding sequence ATGTCTGCGTACGAGCTGTCCGAGGCGGCGGAAGAAGAGGAGCGGCAGAGGAAGCGCGCCCCCTGGGGCGTGATAGCGCTTGTTCTGCTGACGGGGCTCGCGCTGATCCGCAACGGGTCCGGCGAGTTCGACGTCGGCCCGCCCCAGCCGGCCGCCGCGGCGGCCGCGGACGGCCGCACCGCCGCCGGCGTCCTCGGCCGGGCCCCGACCCCGCTGGCGTTCGCCGAACCGGACCGGGTGCGGATCCCGGCCATCCGGGTGGACGCCCCGGTCATGGCCGTCGGCCTGGACGCGGACGGCTGGGTCGGCGCGCCGCCGCCCGAGGACCCCAACCTGGCCGGCTGGTTCACCGGCGGCGTCTCGCCCGGCGAGAAGGGCACGGCGGTCGTCGTCGGCCATGTCGACAACAAGCTCGGCCCCGCCGTGTTCTACGGGCTCGGGGCGCTGAAGAAGGGCAACCGCGTCGAGGTGTCCCGCAGGGACGGCAAAACCGCGGTGTTCGAGATCTACGGCATCGAGGTCTTCGAGAAGAGCGACTTCCCCGGCGACCGCGTCTACGCCTCCAAGGGCGCCCCCGAACTGCGCGTCATCACGTGCGGCGGCGGCTTCTCCAAGGCGAACGGCTACGACGGCAACGTCGTCGCCTTCGCCCGCCTGGCCGAGGTCCGCTGA
- a CDS encoding bestrophin-like domain, producing MPEWLVLTLAMLAACAVVVVVTLVRHRRAPEDEDPSETPDVIEYMTMWIGVVYAIVLGLAIAGVWEARSVAQDHVQTEAQALHEISERVRVYPPAVRDRIRADVNAYVGHVVDVEWKTMADDGEVTPRGDELLQQIRVDVTDYRPASDFEAQAYQPLLDQMATADQARHARADSTGATMPGVVWFGLLTGAVITIGMVFALQIRRTPRELVLAGLFSALIAFLLFLIWDFDAPYSRGVSASAEPFVNLFPDAGR from the coding sequence TTGCCGGAATGGCTTGTTCTCACCCTCGCGATGCTCGCCGCCTGCGCGGTGGTGGTCGTCGTCACCCTCGTGCGGCACCGCAGGGCGCCCGAGGACGAGGACCCCTCCGAGACCCCCGACGTCATCGAGTACATGACGATGTGGATCGGCGTCGTCTACGCCATCGTGCTCGGCCTGGCCATCGCGGGCGTCTGGGAGGCGCGCAGCGTCGCCCAGGACCACGTCCAGACGGAGGCCCAGGCCCTGCACGAGATCTCGGAGCGGGTGCGGGTCTATCCGCCCGCCGTCCGTGACCGCATTCGGGCGGATGTCAACGCCTATGTCGGACACGTCGTCGACGTCGAATGGAAGACGATGGCCGACGACGGGGAGGTGACCCCGCGAGGCGACGAGCTGTTGCAGCAGATCCGGGTGGACGTCACCGACTACCGGCCGGCGTCCGACTTCGAGGCGCAGGCCTACCAGCCCCTGCTGGACCAGATGGCCACCGCCGACCAGGCCCGTCACGCCCGCGCCGACTCGACCGGGGCGACCATGCCGGGCGTGGTGTGGTTCGGGCTGCTGACGGGTGCCGTCATCACCATCGGCATGGTCTTCGCGCTGCAGATCCGGCGCACGCCCCGCGAACTGGTCCTGGCCGGGCTGTTCTCCGCCCTCATCGCGTTCCTGCTCTTCCTGATCTGGGACTTCGACGCCCCCTACAGCCGGGGCGTGAGCGCGTCGGCGGAGCCGTTCGTCAACCTGTTCCCCGACGCCGGGCGCTGA